From Trueperella pecoris, a single genomic window includes:
- a CDS encoding ATP-dependent DNA helicase RecG — protein sequence MSNHSGAATRSETWTALTRPLERLLGARTAGALAKMGLNTVADLLAHVPFRLARRGELLPIEAVRDGDSVTVVARVVDTNLRPMHARRGFILSVRISDGEHNLDLTFFAKSARPLNFHAAQLTPGTRATFSGTISSYRGQLQLAHPEYEVVQDAAEVDPAKIAQPIPIYHAAQKMPSWKIQKAVEVVLAALGPVDVPDPLPQDYRVAHSLPSRFEALRMAHQPESDREWEAALRRFKHEEAFVLQALLARRAAAALATAAPAMPRRDDAVLAAFDQRLPFTLTEAQKRVGQELAADLEGTVPMRRLLQGDVGSGKTVVALRAMLQAVDAGRQAVLVAPTEVLAAQHYASFQAMLGELGMAGQLGAAETSTSIELLTGSLSAAKRRQVLANIASGGAGIVVGTHALFESVVQIPFLGLVVIDEQHRFGVDQRDRLATGAHLLVMTATPIPRTIAMTSFGELQVSTLRELPQGRREISTSLVSASRTPWVERMWQRAREEVVGGGRVYVVCPRISAQVEEDGPALVEETLEQAQLDVVGELASVEAVYQELRIKPALEGIEVGFVHGQLDAEAKARAMARFASGDAPILVSTTVIEVGVDVPQATMMIIMDAERFGLSQLHQLRGRVGRGRKESICLAVHHAADGTFAYERLKAFASTTDGFALADKDLELRSEGNVLGAAQSGRESSLRFLRVTKDEEIIDDARAAARALLVADPTLEGYPDLHDAIAAADTESTEYLERA from the coding sequence ATGTCGAATCACTCTGGGGCGGCCACCAGGTCAGAGACGTGGACCGCTTTGACGCGTCCGTTAGAACGGCTGTTGGGCGCACGCACTGCGGGTGCCCTCGCCAAGATGGGCCTGAACACTGTGGCCGATCTTCTGGCGCATGTGCCTTTCCGGCTCGCTCGCCGGGGCGAATTGTTGCCGATCGAGGCGGTCCGGGATGGCGATTCGGTGACGGTGGTGGCTCGCGTTGTAGACACGAACCTGCGTCCAATGCACGCCCGGCGTGGCTTCATCCTCAGCGTGAGGATTTCGGATGGGGAACACAACCTTGATCTGACGTTTTTCGCTAAATCGGCGCGTCCTTTGAATTTCCATGCTGCCCAGTTGACTCCTGGCACCCGGGCCACGTTCTCCGGCACGATTTCCTCTTACCGCGGCCAGCTGCAGCTGGCGCACCCGGAATACGAGGTGGTTCAGGACGCGGCGGAAGTCGATCCTGCGAAGATCGCTCAGCCCATTCCGATTTACCATGCGGCCCAGAAGATGCCGAGCTGGAAGATTCAGAAAGCTGTGGAGGTAGTGCTTGCCGCGCTTGGGCCCGTGGACGTGCCGGACCCGCTTCCGCAGGACTATCGCGTGGCGCATTCGTTGCCCAGTCGGTTCGAGGCTCTGCGGATGGCTCATCAGCCGGAGTCGGATCGGGAGTGGGAGGCGGCGTTGCGTCGCTTCAAGCATGAGGAGGCGTTTGTCCTGCAGGCGCTTCTCGCGAGGCGTGCTGCTGCGGCTTTGGCCACTGCGGCGCCTGCGATGCCCAGGCGGGACGACGCCGTCTTGGCGGCTTTCGATCAAAGGCTTCCGTTTACGTTGACGGAGGCTCAGAAGCGCGTTGGGCAGGAACTTGCTGCTGACCTGGAGGGGACGGTGCCGATGCGTCGTCTGCTGCAGGGGGATGTCGGCTCGGGAAAGACCGTCGTCGCTTTGCGTGCGATGTTGCAGGCGGTGGATGCGGGCCGGCAGGCTGTGCTTGTTGCACCCACGGAGGTTCTGGCGGCGCAGCACTATGCGTCGTTCCAGGCGATGCTGGGCGAGTTGGGGATGGCGGGCCAACTTGGTGCTGCCGAGACGTCGACGTCGATTGAGCTGTTGACGGGCTCGCTATCGGCTGCAAAGAGGCGTCAGGTGCTGGCGAATATCGCCTCCGGTGGCGCGGGCATCGTGGTGGGCACGCACGCGCTTTTTGAAAGCGTGGTGCAGATTCCGTTTTTGGGGCTGGTTGTGATTGACGAGCAGCATCGCTTCGGCGTCGATCAGCGTGACCGCTTGGCAACTGGCGCTCATCTCCTTGTCATGACGGCTACGCCGATTCCGCGAACGATTGCTATGACGTCGTTCGGTGAGCTTCAGGTGTCAACGCTTCGCGAGCTGCCTCAGGGACGTCGGGAGATATCGACCAGTCTTGTTTCGGCGTCGCGAACTCCATGGGTAGAGCGTATGTGGCAGCGCGCTCGTGAGGAGGTCGTTGGTGGGGGCCGCGTGTACGTCGTCTGCCCGCGTATCTCGGCGCAGGTCGAGGAGGACGGTCCCGCATTGGTCGAGGAAACGCTCGAACAGGCGCAGCTCGATGTCGTCGGTGAGTTAGCCTCGGTGGAGGCTGTTTACCAAGAGCTTCGCATAAAGCCCGCCTTGGAGGGGATCGAGGTTGGGTTCGTCCACGGTCAGCTTGATGCGGAGGCGAAGGCGCGGGCGATGGCTCGTTTTGCCTCGGGCGATGCGCCGATCCTCGTATCGACGACCGTCATCGAAGTGGGCGTGGATGTCCCGCAGGCGACGATGATGATCATTATGGACGCGGAGCGTTTCGGCCTGTCCCAGTTGCACCAGTTGCGTGGTCGAGTGGGGCGTGGCCGGAAGGAGTCTATCTGTTTGGCGGTCCATCACGCTGCGGATGGTACGTTCGCCTATGAACGGCTCAAGGCTTTCGCCTCTACCACGGACGGCTTTGCGCTGGCGGACAAGGATCTCGAACTCCGTTCGGAGGGTAATGTGCTTGGCGCGGCTCAGAGCGGGAGGGAATCGTCGTTGCGATTCTTGCGGGTCACGAAGGATGAGGAGATCATCGACGACGCGCGGGCGGCGGCTCGCGCACTACTTGTTGCGGATCCGACGCTGGAGGGGTATCCCGATCTCCACGACGCGATCGCGGCGGCTGACACGGAATCGACGGAGTATCTGGAGAGGGCATAA
- a CDS encoding RsmD family RNA methyltransferase produces MTRIVAGIAGGRRLEVPKYGTRPTSERVREAMFSRLEHYGYVANCAILDLYAGSAALGLEAKSRGARLVVSVEANRAAAQVASANAASTGLDIVVVNQRAESYVALPPSELFDLALLDPPYDVTEEELAAVLEMLVAHLASDAMVVVERRKQSPEPRWPGALVAHDVRKWGDTRVWSAVVDREGTRIES; encoded by the coding sequence ATGACGCGAATTGTTGCGGGAATCGCGGGCGGTCGTAGGCTTGAGGTTCCCAAGTATGGGACGAGGCCCACCTCGGAGAGGGTGCGAGAGGCCATGTTCTCTCGGCTCGAACACTATGGTTACGTCGCAAACTGCGCCATTTTGGACCTGTATGCCGGGTCAGCCGCGCTGGGACTTGAGGCGAAATCGAGGGGGGCTCGCCTGGTCGTGTCGGTGGAGGCCAATCGCGCCGCGGCCCAGGTGGCTTCCGCCAACGCCGCTTCGACGGGGTTGGATATTGTGGTGGTTAATCAGCGTGCGGAATCGTATGTGGCGTTGCCTCCATCGGAGCTATTTGACCTTGCCCTCTTGGACCCTCCCTATGACGTGACGGAGGAAGAGCTGGCAGCAGTCCTCGAGATGCTTGTGGCACACTTGGCGAGTGACGCGATGGTGGTGGTCGAACGTCGTAAACAGTCTCCGGAGCCGAGGTGGCCTGGCGCGCTTGTGGCGCATGACGTCCGTAAATGGGGAGATACTCGTGTGTGGAGCGCCGTCGTCGATCGTGAGGGAACTAGAATAGAATCATGA
- the coaD gene encoding pantetheine-phosphate adenylyltransferase: protein MTLAVCPGSFDPMTLGHVDVVRRARAMFDEVVVAIAKNSAKTHLFTDAERVELARDALADINGVRVELSSGLIADFARDRGAVAIVKGLRGAADYDAEQAMALLNRHLSGIETVFIMGDPALNHVASSFVKEIASYGGRIDDLVTPNVARALKEKVK, encoded by the coding sequence ATGACTCTTGCCGTATGCCCAGGATCCTTCGATCCGATGACGCTCGGGCATGTCGACGTCGTCCGGCGCGCACGCGCAATGTTTGACGAGGTCGTCGTTGCCATCGCGAAAAATTCCGCCAAGACCCACCTGTTCACTGACGCTGAGCGGGTGGAGCTGGCCCGGGATGCGCTTGCGGATATTAACGGCGTGCGGGTGGAATTATCGTCCGGGCTGATCGCGGACTTTGCCCGTGATCGCGGCGCTGTAGCGATCGTCAAGGGATTGCGGGGAGCCGCAGATTACGACGCCGAACAGGCGATGGCGCTCTTGAATCGTCACCTGTCGGGTATTGAAACAGTCTTCATCATGGGCGATCCTGCCCTGAATCACGTTGCGTCGTCCTTTGTCAAGGAAATCGCCTCCTATGGCGGTAGAATTGACGATCTGGTGACGCCGAATGTGGCGCGTGCGCTGAAAGAGAAGGTCAAATGA
- a CDS encoding YceD family protein: MSNPYIVSIVDLPRTEGAEREFRMELPAPAECGVALMGVPQGEPIEVDLRLQSVSEGVLVLGDARATAVGQCARCLRDLTVTMDEAVTELVFYPESRQALLDEGDEEAEDMPLVVDDRIDLEPVIRDALILSMPLSPLCRPDCPGLCSECGEPWDELSADHKHEFLDPRFSALDTLAAQLAGEEATDAGEGGRA; encoded by the coding sequence ATGTCGAATCCTTACATCGTTTCTATTGTTGATCTGCCTCGCACCGAGGGTGCGGAACGTGAGTTCAGGATGGAGCTGCCGGCGCCCGCGGAATGCGGTGTGGCGCTCATGGGCGTTCCACAGGGCGAGCCGATCGAGGTAGATCTTCGCCTCCAGTCGGTTTCCGAAGGGGTGCTCGTCCTCGGTGATGCTCGCGCCACGGCGGTTGGCCAGTGTGCTCGGTGCCTGCGCGATCTCACTGTCACGATGGACGAAGCGGTGACGGAGCTCGTCTTCTATCCGGAAAGCCGCCAGGCCCTCCTGGATGAGGGGGACGAGGAAGCTGAGGACATGCCACTCGTGGTGGACGATCGCATCGATCTCGAACCGGTTATCCGCGACGCGCTCATTTTGTCGATGCCGCTCAGCCCGCTGTGCCGTCCGGACTGCCCGGGACTGTGTTCGGAATGTGGAGAGCCATGGGATGAACTTTCGGCCGATCACAAGCATGAGTTCTTAGATCCGCGTTTCTCCGCCCTTGATACGCTCGCAGCCCAGCTCGCGGGTGAGGAGGCAACGGACGCCGGAGAGGGTGGCCGTGCATAA
- the rnc gene encoding ribonuclease III produces MHKRVTSAEVAAWGAVIAEEYLQPALTHRSWAYENEGEHAERLEFLGDSILGFVVASYIFNEYPNLDEGDMSKIKAAAVSERSLAQIARGLHLGDYIKLGRGEEMSGGRDKDSILADTVEALIGATYLTYGVEKTTEVVLRHLIAQVDAARDMGPALDWRTAFEEKSRARGIAGNLTYEIEGTGPDHARVYTAHVFVDGTKMGSGSATSQKQAKLEACQAAYYALDEA; encoded by the coding sequence GTGCATAAGCGCGTGACGTCGGCGGAGGTTGCCGCCTGGGGTGCAGTTATCGCGGAGGAATATCTCCAACCGGCCCTGACGCATCGCTCGTGGGCGTATGAGAATGAGGGCGAGCACGCCGAGCGCTTGGAGTTCTTAGGCGACTCGATCCTCGGGTTTGTGGTTGCTTCCTACATCTTCAACGAATACCCGAATCTTGATGAAGGCGACATGTCCAAGATCAAGGCGGCCGCGGTATCTGAGCGTTCGTTGGCGCAGATCGCGCGGGGGCTACACCTTGGTGACTACATCAAGCTTGGGCGCGGCGAAGAAATGTCGGGGGGCCGTGACAAGGATTCGATCCTCGCTGACACGGTCGAGGCGCTGATCGGCGCCACCTACCTGACCTACGGCGTGGAGAAGACGACCGAAGTGGTGCTCCGCCATCTGATCGCCCAGGTTGATGCGGCACGGGACATGGGCCCGGCGCTTGATTGGCGTACGGCTTTCGAGGAAAAATCGCGCGCCCGGGGAATCGCGGGTAACTTGACCTACGAAATCGAGGGCACGGGACCCGACCATGCGAGGGTGTATACGGCTCACGTGTTTGTTGACGGCACGAAGATGGGCAGCGGGAGTGCAACCTCGCAGAAGCAAGCCAAATTAGAGGCCTGTCAGGCCGCCTACTACGCCCTCGATGAGGCCTAG
- the mutM gene encoding bifunctional DNA-formamidopyrimidine glycosylase/DNA-(apurinic or apyrimidinic site) lyase, with the protein MPELPEVETIRLGLEPLVVGRSVVGVEVLNPRAVRRSADGLEPIIGLRIGAVARRGKYLWFDAGERALVAHLGMSGQFRVGGADNPHRRASLFLDDGLRLDFVDQRTFGHLMPDALVPTADGAPGGWGSCAGLVPRSVAHIGRDPLDPAFDLDAVVRLVRKKRSEIKRVLLDQSVASGVGNIYADESLFLAGVHPRRQASGMSVAKIRSLYVATQDVMRRAVDVGGTSFDALYVNVNGASGYFDRSLKVYGRAGLACRECGKTIRREPFMGRSSHFCPACQRGHRLVSQR; encoded by the coding sequence GTGCCTGAGCTTCCCGAGGTGGAGACGATTCGGCTCGGTTTGGAGCCGCTCGTCGTGGGTCGTAGCGTCGTCGGCGTCGAGGTACTCAACCCGCGAGCCGTGCGTCGTTCGGCGGACGGGCTAGAACCGATCATCGGGTTGAGGATCGGCGCGGTTGCACGGCGCGGCAAGTATCTGTGGTTCGACGCCGGGGAACGCGCCCTTGTGGCGCACTTGGGAATGTCGGGCCAGTTCCGGGTGGGAGGCGCTGACAATCCCCACCGGCGGGCATCCCTTTTTCTCGATGATGGCCTGCGCCTCGATTTTGTTGATCAGCGTACGTTTGGGCACCTCATGCCCGATGCGCTTGTTCCGACCGCCGATGGTGCCCCTGGCGGTTGGGGAAGCTGTGCGGGTCTTGTTCCACGATCGGTGGCTCACATTGGCCGAGACCCGCTGGATCCTGCCTTCGATCTCGACGCCGTCGTGCGGCTTGTTCGAAAAAAGCGGAGTGAAATTAAGCGAGTGCTCCTTGATCAGTCGGTTGCTTCCGGCGTCGGGAACATTTATGCTGACGAATCTTTGTTCTTGGCGGGAGTCCATCCCCGGCGGCAGGCTAGTGGCATGTCGGTGGCGAAAATTCGGAGCCTCTATGTGGCGACACAGGATGTCATGAGGCGAGCCGTCGACGTGGGAGGCACCTCGTTCGACGCGCTCTACGTCAACGTCAACGGCGCTTCGGGGTATTTTGACCGATCGTTGAAAGTCTACGGCCGCGCCGGGCTCGCCTGCCGAGAGTGCGGGAAAACGATCAGGCGCGAGCCGTTTATGGGGCGCTCCTCCCACTTTTGCCCGGCGTGTCAGCGGGGGCACCGTCTCGTGTCGCAGCGGTAG
- a CDS encoding response regulator produces the protein MIIDDHEVVRRGIAEVVDRADGLTVVAEAGSVSEAVRRAELMAPEVALVDLRLPDGTGIDIIREFREVVPETKAIVLTSFDDDDALAEALDAGAKAYLLKSVRGAEITEVIKAVAAGRVLLDERTVTRRRADHDDPTANLTPSERKVLDLIGDGLSNREIGDKLGVAEKTVKNHITSLLSKMGMQRRTQVAAWVAGQRAAGWRNQNG, from the coding sequence ATGATCATCGATGACCACGAGGTTGTGCGCCGCGGCATTGCCGAGGTCGTTGATCGAGCCGACGGGCTGACCGTCGTCGCCGAGGCCGGGTCTGTGAGCGAGGCTGTCCGCCGCGCCGAACTGATGGCGCCCGAGGTTGCGCTTGTTGACCTGCGTCTGCCCGACGGCACGGGGATCGACATTATCCGCGAGTTCCGCGAGGTCGTTCCCGAAACGAAGGCAATCGTACTCACGTCTTTTGACGACGACGACGCTCTGGCCGAGGCTCTCGACGCCGGGGCGAAGGCCTACCTCTTGAAGTCGGTGCGTGGGGCGGAGATTACTGAGGTCATCAAGGCTGTGGCGGCTGGCCGAGTCCTCCTTGACGAGCGCACCGTAACGCGGCGACGCGCCGATCATGATGATCCGACGGCGAACCTGACTCCTTCGGAACGCAAGGTGCTTGACCTTATCGGTGATGGCCTGTCGAATCGTGAGATCGGCGATAAGCTCGGCGTCGCGGAGAAGACCGTCAAGAACCACATCACCTCGCTGCTGTCAAAGATGGGCATGCAGCGCCGTACACAGGTTGCGGCGTGGGTGGCCGGGCAGCGCGCCGCCGGCTGGCGTAATCAGAACGGCTGA
- the ahpF gene encoding alkyl hydroperoxide reductase subunit F, which produces MLDSNALAQVKQLLTNVKLPVLLEASLDDSDRSTKLRELLQEVANQSDLVSFAEVADKRTPSFAITREGTDVSVRFAGVPMGEEFASFMLAIVQVGGHPVRADEAIVEQVMSIDEEQEFVTYMSLTCQNCPTVVQTLNAMSILNPKIRHTAVEGSAFQDEVNALGIKAVPTIYRNGELFDQGRRGFEEILAKITDSSSHVARLNEQDPFDLLVVGGGPAGASAAIYAARKGLNVGVATHNVGGQVLDTDSISNLGVLDLIRGTELGNQLASNMSSYGVNIMRNLRATKLSRPEANAPIVVDFEDDVRLQAKSVLIATGARFRTTGVPGEEEYRNRGVSFCPHCDGPLFAGKPLAVLGGGNSAIEAAIDLAGIASHVTVLEFTPQLNADKILIDKLNELDNTTVITSATLESIQGDGEEMTGLTYRDEQGVSTDLDVNGIFIQIGLVPNAEWLEGTLEMNRGSVVVDADNATSMEGVFAAGDVTDIPHKQIVIALGAGANASLSAFNYLIRN; this is translated from the coding sequence ATGCTTGATTCGAACGCGCTGGCGCAAGTCAAGCAACTGCTGACGAACGTCAAGCTTCCCGTCCTCCTCGAGGCTTCCCTCGACGATTCGGATCGCTCGACGAAGCTGCGTGAGCTCCTGCAGGAAGTCGCGAACCAGAGCGATCTCGTCTCGTTCGCCGAGGTCGCTGACAAGCGCACTCCGTCCTTCGCCATCACGCGCGAAGGCACGGACGTATCGGTGCGCTTCGCCGGCGTACCTATGGGCGAGGAATTCGCAAGCTTTATGCTCGCCATCGTCCAGGTCGGCGGACACCCAGTCCGCGCCGACGAGGCGATCGTCGAGCAGGTGATGTCCATCGATGAGGAACAAGAGTTCGTCACCTACATGTCCCTCACGTGTCAGAACTGCCCGACCGTGGTCCAGACCCTCAACGCGATGTCTATCCTCAACCCGAAGATTCGCCACACCGCCGTCGAGGGAAGCGCTTTCCAAGACGAGGTCAATGCCTTGGGCATCAAGGCCGTCCCCACGATCTACCGCAACGGCGAGCTCTTCGATCAGGGCCGGCGTGGCTTTGAGGAGATCTTGGCAAAGATCACCGACTCCTCGTCCCACGTGGCACGCCTCAATGAGCAAGATCCCTTCGATCTCCTCGTCGTTGGCGGCGGACCCGCCGGTGCGAGTGCAGCCATCTACGCCGCCCGCAAGGGCCTGAACGTCGGGGTCGCCACGCACAACGTCGGCGGCCAGGTTCTCGACACGGATTCGATCTCGAACCTCGGTGTTCTTGACCTTATTCGGGGAACGGAACTGGGCAACCAGCTTGCGTCTAACATGTCCTCATACGGCGTGAATATCATGCGCAACCTGCGCGCGACGAAGCTGAGCCGTCCGGAGGCAAACGCGCCGATCGTCGTCGACTTCGAAGACGACGTACGGCTCCAGGCCAAGTCCGTCCTCATCGCCACCGGCGCCCGCTTCCGTACGACCGGCGTGCCGGGCGAAGAAGAATACCGCAATCGCGGAGTCTCCTTCTGCCCGCACTGCGACGGCCCGCTCTTCGCAGGCAAGCCGCTGGCCGTCCTCGGTGGCGGAAACTCGGCCATCGAGGCGGCCATCGACCTGGCAGGCATCGCCAGCCACGTCACGGTCCTCGAATTCACCCCGCAACTGAACGCGGACAAGATTCTCATCGACAAGCTCAACGAGCTGGACAACACCACGGTCATCACGTCAGCCACCCTCGAGTCCATCCAGGGCGACGGCGAGGAGATGACCGGGCTGACCTATCGAGACGAGCAGGGAGTTTCCACCGACCTCGATGTCAACGGAATCTTCATCCAGATCGGCCTCGTCCCCAACGCCGAATGGCTCGAGGGGACGCTCGAGATGAACCGCGGCTCGGTGGTCGTCGATGCGGACAACGCCACCTCCATGGAGGGCGTCTTCGCAGCCGGCGACGTCACGGACATTCCACACAAGCAGATTGTCATCGCACTCGGAGCAGGAGCAAACGCTTCACTGAGCGCCTTCAACTATCTGATCCGTAACTAG
- the ahpC gene encoding alkyl hydroperoxide reductase subunit C: MSLINTTAPEWSASAYHNGEFVDLTNEDYKNSWAILFFYPADFTFVCPTELEDMAENYDEFTQLGVKVYSVSTDKHFSHKAWHDSSERIGKIKFPMLGDPTTEISAAFDTLRPGEGAADRSTILIDPNGVIQYVETTSEGVGRNATELLRKVKAAKYVFEHPGEVCPAAWEEGEETLAPSFDLSGML, encoded by the coding sequence ATGTCTCTCATCAATACCACCGCCCCCGAATGGTCGGCGTCGGCCTACCACAACGGCGAATTTGTTGACCTCACCAACGAGGACTACAAGAACTCGTGGGCCATCCTGTTCTTCTACCCGGCAGATTTCACGTTCGTCTGCCCGACCGAGCTCGAAGACATGGCTGAGAACTACGACGAATTCACCCAGCTCGGCGTCAAGGTCTACTCGGTCTCCACCGACAAGCACTTCTCCCACAAGGCATGGCACGATTCCTCCGAGCGCATCGGCAAGATCAAGTTCCCGATGCTCGGCGATCCGACCACGGAGATCTCCGCAGCTTTCGATACGCTTCGCCCGGGCGAGGGTGCGGCTGACCGCAGCACCATCCTGATCGATCCCAACGGCGTCATCCAGTACGTCGAGACAACCTCCGAGGGTGTTGGCCGCAACGCAACCGAGCTCCTTCGCAAGGTCAAGGCCGCCAAGTACGTTTTTGAGCACCCGGGCGAGGTCTGCCCCGCCGCTTGGGAAGAGGGCGAAGAGACGCTCGCCCCCTCCTTCGACCTTTCGGGAATGCTCTAA
- a CDS encoding ABC transporter ATP-binding protein/permease, whose translation MDTITTRAVSQHGIRSTALVAVSRIGVELALAAALISIAHQLGGYLTGEPVKQGNWLVAASFAVLAGALGVVEIRLGVKSAREEERRIRHAILQRIFAAQAMPKNDAEFSSARLVQLMTDNAERMTDYRQQYLGSTFAALFTPVVITTYITLAIDWRIGLGMLASIPAVPMLVGGFLRAFRGVSARSRAQRAKLTTKYLDAIRHLTLIRLYGAGERVERELGEQGERNRRAIMAILAGNQIVIIILDGVFSLAFVCWSVLLIAWGIDDGRLTATSAGTVLVLLVLLLEPLNQVAGFFYIGMGGIAAKRAIKRYLAMHPDHAEQNMGSSTRSSRFAIDATDLTYDYGRGPILNSVNLRVAWGEKVALVGPSGAGKSTILGLVKGGLPIQEGSLAVAGQDIGVLPPADIRKLTASVSQTTWLFAGTIADNLALVNPHATEEEMWLALTRAHIADDIRRMPRGLNTDVGENGNLLSGGQAQRISLARAFLSGRKILLLDEPTSHVDAESEAHIIEAIAGIGADTTVLLVTHRPSLLSIVDKVYHLEGGVLTEGAQK comes from the coding sequence ATGGATACGATTACTACACGCGCCGTCTCACAGCATGGCATCAGATCAACCGCATTGGTCGCGGTGTCACGGATCGGCGTCGAATTGGCCCTCGCTGCTGCACTCATCAGCATTGCCCATCAGCTCGGTGGCTATCTTACTGGTGAGCCGGTGAAGCAGGGAAACTGGCTCGTGGCTGCTTCCTTTGCAGTGCTTGCAGGCGCGCTCGGCGTCGTCGAAATCCGCCTTGGGGTCAAGAGTGCCCGGGAAGAAGAAAGGCGGATTCGCCACGCAATCTTACAACGCATCTTCGCGGCGCAAGCCATGCCGAAGAACGACGCTGAATTCTCGTCCGCCCGGCTCGTCCAGCTCATGACCGATAATGCCGAGCGTATGACTGATTACCGTCAGCAATACCTCGGATCGACCTTCGCGGCGCTATTCACACCCGTCGTGATAACCACCTACATCACCCTCGCGATCGATTGGCGTATCGGGCTGGGGATGTTAGCAAGTATCCCCGCCGTCCCGATGCTCGTCGGTGGTTTTCTTCGCGCATTCAGAGGCGTATCTGCACGCTCACGTGCGCAACGAGCCAAACTCACGACCAAATATCTGGACGCCATCCGGCATTTGACACTCATTCGCCTCTACGGCGCCGGCGAACGCGTCGAACGTGAGCTCGGCGAACAGGGCGAACGAAACCGTCGCGCCATTATGGCCATCCTCGCTGGCAATCAGATCGTTATCATCATTCTTGACGGGGTCTTCTCTCTGGCGTTCGTTTGCTGGTCAGTCCTGTTGATTGCGTGGGGGATCGACGACGGGCGGCTGACCGCCACCAGTGCGGGCACCGTGCTTGTCCTCCTCGTTCTCCTCCTCGAGCCGCTCAATCAGGTGGCCGGCTTCTTCTACATTGGTATGGGAGGGATAGCAGCCAAACGGGCAATCAAGCGTTACCTCGCCATGCACCCCGACCACGCCGAGCAGAACATGGGCTCATCGACGCGTTCATCTCGGTTTGCAATCGACGCTACTGACCTGACCTACGATTATGGTCGTGGGCCGATACTCAACTCAGTGAATCTCCGGGTCGCGTGGGGAGAGAAGGTCGCACTTGTCGGCCCCTCGGGTGCGGGAAAGTCCACGATTCTTGGATTGGTCAAGGGAGGGCTGCCGATCCAAGAAGGCAGCTTGGCGGTCGCCGGACAGGACATCGGTGTGCTCCCACCGGCCGACATTCGTAAACTCACTGCCTCGGTGTCGCAAACGACGTGGCTCTTTGCTGGGACCATCGCCGATAACCTAGCATTGGTCAACCCCCACGCAACGGAAGAAGAAATGTGGCTGGCGTTGACTCGCGCTCATATCGCCGACGATATTCGCCGGATGCCCCGCGGGCTGAACACGGACGTTGGGGAGAATGGAAACCTGCTGTCGGGAGGCCAGGCCCAGCGTATTTCCTTGGCGCGTGCGTTTCTCTCTGGCCGCAAGATCCTGCTCTTAGATGAGCCGACCTCACACGTTGACGCCGAATCAGAAGCACATATCATCGAAGCCATCGCGGGAATTGGGGCTGACACGACTGTCCTCCTCGTCACCCATCGGCCGTCCCTCCTCTCGATTGTCGATAAGGTTTATCACCTTGAGGGTGGCGTGCTCACGGAAGGAGCGCAGAAATGA